Proteins encoded together in one Penicillium digitatum chromosome 1, complete sequence window:
- a CDS encoding Adenosine deaminase: MCQSLIHEFLEGLPKCEHHVHLEGTLEPELIFELAARNGITLPTDPAYTSVETLKTRYEHFSNLDDFLHFYFEGMAVLRKEEDFADLAWAYFQKAQADGVHHAEVFFDPQVHESRGVPYDTIVTGFSKGCKRAETELGLSTRLILCFVRHLPVSSAREVYEELVAHKHFESGVVHGLGWSSSEVGPPKDMFREIYASAAQKNIPLTAHAGEEGDPTYISTAIELGARRIDHGIRLVEDEELMQRVAREGILLTVCPLSNVRLRCVTSIKGVPIRRFLEAGVKFSINSDDPAYFGGYILDNYCAVQEAFNLNVMEWRIIAENSVQASWIEDSRKVEILASIEAHVNKYTRLHTISA, from the coding sequence ATGTGTCAATCTCTTATACACGAGTTCCTCGAGGGCCTCCCTAAATGTGAACACCACGTTCATCTTGAGGGCACCCTCGAGCCAGAGCTCATCTTTGAGCTCGCGGCGCGCAACGGTATTACCTTGCCGACCGACCCAGCCTATACTTCAGTCGAGACCCTCAAAACCCGTTATGAGCATTTCAGTAACCTAGACGACTTCTTGCATTTCTACTTCGAAGGCATGGCCGTTCTCCGCAAGGAAGAAGACTTTGCCGATCTAGCCTGGGCATACTTCCAAAAAGCGCAGGCAGACGGCGTGCACCACGCAGAGGTCTTCTTCGACCCGCAAGTTCACGAAAGCCGCGGTGTACCGTACGACACCATCGTCACGGGCTTCTCAAAAGGGTGCAAGCGCGCCGAGACCGAGCTCGGCTTGAGCACACGACTAATCCTGTGTTTCGTGCGGCATCTCCCCGTCTCGTCGGCCAGGGAGGTTTACGAGGAGTTAGTGGCTCACAAACACTTTGAGTCTGGCGTTGTGCACGGACTGGGCTGGTCTTCTTCAGAGGTTGGCCCGCCGAAAGATATGTTCCGCGAGATCTATGCGTCAGCCGCGCAGAAGAACATCCCGCTTACGGCGCATGCCGGCGAGGAAGGTGATCCGACTTATATCAGCACTGCGATTGAGCTTGGTGCCCGACGTATCGATCATGGTATTCGGCTGGTTGAAGACGAGGAGTTGATGCAACGTGTTGCGCGTGAGGGTATCCTGCTTACCGTCTGTCCGTTATCGAATGTGCGGCTGCGTTGTGTCACCTCTATCAAGGGAGTACCTATTCGGCGGTTCTTGGAGGCTGGGGTCAAGTTCTCGATCAACAGTGATGATCCTGCTTATTTCGGTGGTTATATTCTTGATAACTACTGCGCTGTGCAGGAGGCTTTCAATCTCAATGTGATGGAGTGGAGGATCATTGCGGAAAATAGTGTTCAGGCGAGCTGGATTGAGGATTCTCGTAAGGTGGAGATTTTGGCAAGCATTGAGGCGCATGTCAACAAGTATACGCGTTTGCACACCATTTCAGCATAA
- a CDS encoding GTP cyclohydrolase 1 type 2-like protein, with translation MSISTPDRYKLVFFIPTANVEPCKEAIFATGAGSFPGSKYTKCCFQIVGTGQFLPNEGADPAVGAVGALERCEEVRVEILCVGRGIMLNAVDALILAHPYEEVAYEVYKMENV, from the coding sequence ATGTCCATCTCCACTCCAGACCGCTATAAGCTCGTCTTTTTCATCCCGACCGCCAACGTGGAGCCCTGCAAAGAAGCCATCTTCGCTACAGGTGCCGGGTCATTCCCGGGTAGTAAGTATACCAAATGTTGTTTCCAGATTGTTGGAACAGGCCAATTTCTGCCCAATGAGGGTGCAGATCCGGCGGTCGGAGCCGTCGGTGCTTTAGAACGGTGCGAAGAGGTTAGGGTTGAGATTTTGTGTGTGGGCCGGGGCATTATGCTGAACGCAGTCGATGCTTTAATCTTGGCGCATCCGTATGAGGAGGTTGCTTATGAGGTTTATAAGATGGAGAACGTTTAG
- a CDS encoding Thioredoxin-like 2Fe-2S ferredoxin: protein MASKLFSVPRVGRQLVHQLPKPQYRAFSAGSQRFSDSLSVHRNTPKNNPTLPFKFSEQNLKLADEILKRYPPQYKKAAVMPLLDLGQRQHGFTSISVMNEVARMLEMPPMRVYEVATFYTMYNREPVGKYFVQICTTTPCQLGGCGSTAIVNAITEHLGITPGHTTEDGLFTYVEVECLGACVNAPMVQINDDYYEDLTPESIKTILTALKDSATATGAGAGTKVPAPGPLSGRKTCENSAGLTNLTDVPAWNPETMMRKDNALDSAPKQ, encoded by the exons ATGGCTTCTAAGCTCTTCTCAGTCCCGCGGGTTGGCCGCCAGTTGGTCCACCAGCTCCCCAAACCCCAATACAGAGCCTTCTCCGCCGGCTCGCAACGGTTCAGCGACTCCCTTTCGGTG CACCGCAACACGCCCAAGAACAACCCGACCCTCCCGTTCAAGTTTTCCGAGCAGAACCTCAAACTCGCCGATGAGATCCTCAAGCGCTATCCTCCCCAGTACAAGAAGGCTGCTGTCATGCCCCTTCTTGACCTCGGTCAGCGCCAGCACGGCTTTACTAGCATCAGTGTCATGAACGAGGTCGCTCGCATGCTCGAGATGCCCCCAATGCGCGTTTACGAGGTCGCGACCTTCTACACCATGTACAACCGTGAGCCGGTTGGCAAGTACTTCGTGCAGATCTGCACCACT ACCCCATGCCAGCTCGGCGGCTGTGGTAGTACCGCCATTGTCAACGCCATTACCGAACACCTCGGAATTACCCCCGGCCACACCACCGAGGATGGCCTCTTCACATACGTCGAGGTTGAATGCTTGGGTGCTTGCGTCAACGCACCCATGGTCCAGATTAACGATGACTACTACGAGGATCTGACCCCGGAGTCTATCAAGACCATCCTGACAGCCCTTAAGGACTCCGCCACTGCTACCGGTGCCGGCGCCGGTACCAAGGTCCCCGCTCCTGGCCCGCTGAGCGGGCGCAAAACCTGTGAAAACAGCGCCGGTCTGACCAACTTGACTGACGTGCCGGCGTGGAACCCGGAGACAATGATGCGCAAGGACAATGCATTGGACTCTGCGCCCAAGCAATAG
- a CDS encoding SNF2 family helicase, putative, which produces MASKGVPQQQSADGLAMDDQEPRARADEIPELRRGCMIPRGRYLASDLPPLHTLTDIFADMASNAMKMGFEHVLIRLGSRPLRVATVCSGTEAPLLALELIQTGLAETQQLRISHAFSCEIVPFKQSYIERNFRPPILFRDITELGGDVARTAYGSSEVIPGDLDILVAGTACVDFSPLNTRKKTLQQGGESGATFDGLLRYAERYRPRMVVQENVRNAPWDQMKGKWEELGYMSVCVNVDTKHYYIPQTRERGYMVVIDKRRLEAAGLLGGSLDQSGIDTVTQRVRELAGRFKRPASAPVGMFLLSDVDRRLELTEMRARLESRSETSWDQYQIRHERHRGELELGIERPITRSLPGINDLKAPDFYWHRFWKTQPERVWETVDMNFLKKMLQDYDMNFKERWIDLSQGVDRGNDSLAGSGIAGCLTPKGIPFVTTRGGPVSGTEALSLQGLPLDRMILTRETQADLMDLAGNAMTSTVVCAIMLAGLIAVHEILDNGEEGSTNPGDVEAKSLLIPSEVHSLVRSNLQIAEAHLIDHAVLKVRAASSALCCSCERQTGVQDSIYSCTLCGHTACRSCRGNPTHSYLPVSPLSRRKPSEFIAKMKGLVPMKLMLSGLSALDFETFKSLYPIDNISQFWPDFIQCTNAAVHDVFRFFEIKRGRTWRVVYDGTHSSLFLDIGMESIQWLLYAKPPKSANTRSVIREVLAKPIARMSPTSGSFVEGTWEVCSPVSTPFSLQISGRGCQVRSFQSECGLKAARFVDGKAWDSIFVEGLDQDVTVLDFDVRGIYHFLPECGTALGALYRKQATARSPPIFLFLDSTKTGPPDEDACVFSLDHSRLPGYDVRMTIAELSSAWRSLDVTLDSQDVKAFCRRWVKAPRVQLSHCPAEQITLRTLQQGIRVSIENQQCHDACITLTSLSATTAILNLPDATSDWQAWNPEVSMRELKGLAWLFPKIAAWSDFEDWNEIIRPDSSDPNHADGNCNICNPPTPSVLWGRDNKDRIIPYENPQEAAVYERAIKKRPSPFLVFRRINETGDAELSFTLNIQALTHRAHGNLVGTTSRETVISCWRLLPHAYDMAQKPPDVSHATPERFTLRSNDDDSPSPQPPNFKFKLRDEQLRSLSWMISQEAKDMEPFMEEEVEESILPLMPWRAEVKATLPKIVRGGVLADEVGYGKTAVILGLIDAQYKTDTKPPEDDWLIPTKATLIIVPSNVFKQWISETKKFLEGKYKVLAISSINKITIREIEEADIVILSWSILANDAYYRRLQQFTGTPQAPAKSSGGTGRNFDSWFHDARASLQESVEMLKTKGPEAMLQRLEARRRRVQEMQADFTYVPSRLLHGQAFADAFNGRDESDAEAEEDLDSESDSGFEEVDASDARQSTGTASPVGQRKRRHGRKSVEGSSRKRQKRPSADLADVTDDKKKCGAKSTAVKDDRMDFDIKSGIKKTEKQDWRTVKAAFIHAFKFNRLVIDEYTYAGEERQASLLSLQARSKWILSGTPALAEFADIKSIARYLGLELGVDDDGDCDKPTQNSRLRNIRKNHTAAEAFQYYQPPHSNAWYQNRREHAQRFLDRFARQNIARITHIPLITHLVITEQSPAEKTAYDTLFRAVIENKKRIPGPLSTILSKSQFPQEALIMSCVTSQIGQPPWNLEKCRKGSRSDQKKSVEIWTKVDSITRQAATVWCREMNHTDPKDWQNALNGVANIDLGDAELNKKFNELLGGIIRSYSEWKLAEQHRPIEDLLHARFQKTQNAKSGNTAGGRRPPRVTAHGGTTSTSSNEIWTAVEKALFTDVTSLLKQVLEIDRECRFYENLVRIQTIGIPPCENCKRDLQEKKNVYVLKNCGHALCKGCLDAAINQPRKPCPVLGCSGHIFQSKIVPGEILVSEDQEIQNTKLNELIEIIRKVPEDELVLIFVQISHLLPVTSNALQAANINHRMVTQTNLKGIGEFTDPPKPKKGTTQPPSRPKALILNLGSSMAAGLNLQCANHVIFLSPYYAASDHEYDAGMIQAIGRARRFGQKRKVHAYHLLVKNTYEVNIFQKAQSSKLVERQGIPVLVPEGEVLLDDVAYEGEELPE; this is translated from the exons ATGGCGTCAAAGGGGGTCCCTCAGCAGCAATCGGCGGATGGTTTGGCGATGGATGATCAGGAGCCTAGGGCCCGGGCCGATGAGATTCCTGAGCTGCGGCGGGGATGCATGATCCCTCGTGGTCGGTATCTAGCCAGTGACCTACCGCCTCTGCATACGCTGACAGATATTTTCGCTGACATGGCATCGAACGCCATGAAAATGGGATTCGAGCATGTGCTCATTCGGCTCGGCAGTCGACCACTTCGAGTGGCGACAGTGTGCTCAGGAACAGAAGCCCCGCTTCTGGCCCTGGAATTAATCCAGACGG GTTTGGCAGAGACCCAGCAACTTCGGATCTCGCATGCTTTCAGCTGCGAGATCGTTCCGTTCAAACAATCATACATTGAACGGAACTTCCGCCCCCCTATCCTCTTTCGGGACATCACCGAGCTTGGAGGGGATGTGGC GCGGACCGCCTACGGGTCATCGGAGGTGATTCCCGGTGACCTCGACATCTTAGTTGCTGGGACTGCCTGTGTCGATTTCTCTCCGTTGAACACCCGCAAGAAGACGCTGCAGCAAGGCGGCGAGTCGGGAGCTACGTTCGACGGTCTCTTGCGGTACGCAGAGAGATATCGACCCCGCATGGTCGTCCAGGAGAACGTCCGGAACGCGCCCTGGGATCAGATGAAGGGAAAGTGGGAGGAGCTTGGATACATGTCGGTTTGTGTCAATGTCGACACAAAGCATTACTACATCCCACAGACACGCGAGCGCGGGTACATGGTAGTCATTGACAAGCGCCGCTTGGAAGCAGCGGGCCTGCTTGGAGGCTCCTTGGACCAGAGTGGCATTGACACTGTCACTCAACGCGTTCGTGAGCTTGCTGGTCGTTTCAAGCGGCCAGCGAGTGCGCCGGTGGGTATGTTCTTGCTGAGTGACGTTGACCGCCGACTCGAGCTCACCGAGATGAGAGCCCGCCTTGAGTCTAGAAGCGAAACTAGCTGGGACCAGTACCAAATTCGTCACGAACGGCACCGGGGCGAATTGGAACTAGGCATCGAGAGGCCAATCACTCGATCCCTGCCCGGAATCAATGACCTGAAGGCACCGGACTTCTATTGGCATCGTTTCTGGAAGACACAGCCGGAGAGAGTGTGGGAGACCGTGGACATGAATttcttgaagaagatgcTTCAAGATTATGACATGAACTTCAAGGA GCGTTGGATCGACTTGTCTCAGGGAGTCGATCGAGGAAATGACAGCCTTGCTGGGTCTGGGATTGCGGGATGCCTGACGCCGAAGGGCATCCCATTTGTGACCACCCGCGGGGGCCCCGTATCTGGCACGGAAGCCCTTTCGTTACAAGGCCTGCCCCTCGATCGAATGATACTCACGAGAGAAACGCAAGCTGATTTGATGGACCTGGCAGGAAATGCAATGACCAGTACGGTCGTGTGTGCAATCATGCTGGCTGGTCTGATAGCCGTGCATGAGATTCTTGACAACGGTGAGGAGGGTTCAACCAACCCCGGCGACGTGGAGGCCAAGTCTCTTCTCATACCCAGCGAGGTCCACAGCCTCGTGAGAAGCAACCTCCAAATTGCCGAAGCCCACCTCATCGACCATGCTGTTCTCAAAGTCAGAGCAGCGAGCAGCGCTCTGTGCTGTTCCTGCGAGAGACAGACTGGGGTTCAAGATTCAATTTATAGTTGCACGCTGTGTGGACACACCGCTTGCAGATCCTGTCGTGGAAATCCCACGCATTCGTATCTACCTGTTTCCCCCCTCTCTCGACGAAAGCCGTCTGAGTTTATAGCAAAAATGAAGGGACTTGTTCCCATGAAGCTTATGCTGTCTGGGTTGTCCGCGTTGGACTTCGAGACGTTTAAATCCCTTTACCCTATCGACAACATCTCCCAGTTCTGGCCCGACTTTATTCAATGCACGAATGCAGCTGTGCACGACGTCTTTCGGTTTTTCGAGATCAAGCGCGGAAGAACATGGCGAGTCGTTTACGATGGCACGCACTCCAGCTTGTTCCTTGATATCGGTATGGAATCCATCCAGTGGCTCTTGTACGCAAAGCCCCCCAAGTCCGCAAACACGAGAAGCGTCATCCGAGAAGTGCTGGCCAAGCCAATTGCCAGAATGAGTCCCACCTCTGGGTCTTTTGTCGAGGGTACATGGGAAGTTTGTTCACCCGTTAGCACCCCTTTCTCACTTCAGATTTCCGGCCGAGGATGCCAAGTCCGATCATTCCAATCGGAGTGTGGTCTTAAAGCTGCTAGGTTTGTTGATGGAAAAGCCTGGGACAGTATTTTCGTTGAAGGATTAGATCAAGATGTCACAGTTCTTGATTTTGACGTCCGGGGAATCTACCATTTCCTCCCTGAGTGTGGAACAGCGCTTGGTGCATTGTACAGAAAACAAGCCACCGCCCGCTCGCCTCCAATATTCTTATTCCTTGATTCAACGAAGACTGGACCCCCTGATGAAGATGCTTGTGTGTTCTCCCTTGACCACAGCCGCCTTCCTGGATACGATGTGAGAATGACGATAGCCGAGTTGTCCTCAGCTTGGAGATCATTGGATGTCACCTTGGATTCGCAAGATGTGAAAGCTTTCTGTCGTCGATGGGTCAAGGCCCCCAGAGTGCAATTGAGCCATTGTCCTGCCGAGCAGATTACTCTCCGCACATTGCAACAAGGAATCCGAGTCTCGATTGAAAACCAGCAATGTCATGATGCTTGTATCACCCTTACCTCACTCTCAGCAACAACAGCAATTCTCAACCTGCCCGACGCAACTTCCGACTGGCAAGCTTGGAATCCCGAGGTCTCTATGAGAGAATTGAAAGGTCTCGCATGGTTGTTCCCAAAGATTGCCGCGTGGTCCGACTTTGAAGACTGGAACGAAATTATCCGTCCAGACAGTTCAGACCCAAATCATGCAGATGGCAATTGCAATATCTGTAACCCACCCACCCCCAGTGTCCTTTGGGGCCGTGACAACAAAGACCGAATCATCCCATATGAGAACCCCCAAGAAGCTGCTGTCTATGAGCGCGCCATCAAAAAACGGCCCTCGCCATTCTTGGTCTTCAGACGAATCAACGAAACTGGAGACGCTGAGTTAAGTTTCACCCTCAATATTCAAGCTCTGACGCATCGGGCACATGGAAACCTGGTCGGTACTACAAGCCGTGAGACAGTAATATCTTGCTGGCGACTTCTACCTCATGCGTACGACATGGCTCAAAAACCCCCCGATGTGAGTCACGCAACCCCCGAAAGGTTCACTTTGAGGAGCAACGACGACGATAGTCCTTCGCCACAGCCTCCCAACTTCAAATTCAAGCTTCGTGATGAACAGCTTCGATCATTGAGCTGGATGATTTcacaagaagcaaaagatATGGAACCGTTTATGGAAGAGGAAGTTGAAGAATCAATCCTCCCCTTGATGCCCTGGCGCGCCGAAGTCAAAGCAACACTGCCAAAGATTGTTCGCGGTGGCGTGCTAGCTGACGAGGTTGGATATGGAAAGACGGCTGTTATTCTCGGTCTCATTGACGCGCAGTATAAAACAGACACCAAACCCCCTGAAGACGACTGGCTGATTCCAACCAAAGCAACCCTGATCATCGTGCCTAGCAATGTGTTCAAGCAGTGGATTTCGGAGACCAAGAAGTTTCTCGAGGGAAAATACAAAGTCTTGGCGATATCGTCAATCAACAAGATTACCATCCGGGAAATCGAAGAAGCAGATATCGTGATTTTGTCATGGAGTATACTGGCGAACGATGCATACTACAGACGACTTCAACAATTTACCGGAACACCCCAGGCTCCCGCAAAATCGAGCGGAGGAACAGGTCGAAACTTTGATAGCTGGTTCCATGACGCTCGTGCTTCCTTGCAGGAGTCTGTTGAGATGTTAAAAACAAAAGGGCCTGAGGCGATGCTCCAGAGATTGGAGGCCAGACGTCGCCGAGTTCAAGAAATGCAGGCCGACTTCACTTACGTGCCTTCTCGACTCCTCCATGGCCAGGCATTCGCTGATGCTTTTAATGGTCGTGACGAGTCCGATGCAGAAGCGGAAGAGGATTTGGATTCTGAGTCTGACTCGGGTTTCGAGGAAGTTGATGCATCTGATGCGAGACAGTCGACCGGAACAGCGAGTCCTGTGGGCCAGCGGAAGCGGAGACACGGTAGGAAGTCAGTGGAAGGTTCAAGTAGAAAGCGACAAAAGCGCCCATCAGCAGACCTGGCAGACGTGACCGATgacaaaaagaaatgtggAGCCAAATCAACTGCCGTGAAAGATGACCGCATGGACTTTGATATCAAAAGTGGTATCAAAAAGACGGAAAAGCAGGACTGGCGCACTGTTAAAGCTGCTTTCATTCACGCATTCAAATTTAACCGTTTGGTTATCGACGAATACACATATGCCGGGGAAGAAAGACAGGCCTCCCTGCTCTCATTGCAGGCACGCTCCAAATGGATCCTTTCTGGAACGCCTGCTCTTGCTGAATTTGCCGATATCAAGAGCATCGCGCGTTACCTTGGTCTAGAACTTGGTGTGGACGACGATGGCGATTGCGACAAGCCGACGCAGAATAGCAGACTACGAAATATCAGGAAGAACCACACAGCTGCTGAGGCGTTCCAATATTACCAGCCACCCCACAGTAACGCGTGGTACCAAAACCGCCGAGAGCATGCTCAAAGATTTCTAGATCGGTTTGCGCGTCAAAACATCGCACGCATCACACACATTCCATTGATAACGCATCTTGTCATCACCGAACAGTCACCCGCTGAAAAGACAGCGTACGATACGTTATTCCGAGCCGTCATCGAAAACAAGAAACGAATCCCTGGTCCCTTGAGCACCATTTTGTCCAAGAGCCAGTTCCCCCAAGAGGCACTCATCATGTCTTGTGTCACAAGTCAAATCGGACAACCTCCATGGAACCTCGAGAAGTGCCGGAAAGGCTCGCGGAGCGACCAAAAGAAATCAGTTGAGATCTGGACTAAAGTGGACTCGATCACTCGACAGGCAGCGACTGTTTGGTGTCGCGAAATGAACCATACCGATCCCAAGGACTGGCAAAACGCCCTGAATGGCGTTGCAAATATTGATTTGGGGGACGCGGAGCTCAACAAAAAGTTCAACGAGCTGTTAGGGGGTATCATCCGCTCATACAGCGAGTGGAAACTAGCAGAGCAACACCGGCCTATTGAAGATTTGCTTCATGCGCGATTCCAAAAGACCCAGAACGCGAAGTCCGGCAACACAGCCGGTGGAAGACGCCCTCCCAGAGTCACAGCTCATGGAGGAACCACCAGTACGTCTTCCAATGAAATTTGGACGGCTGTCGAAAAAGCCTTGTTCACTGATGTTACCTCTCTCTTGAAGCAAGTCCTCGAGATTGACCGGGAATGCCGATTCTACGAAAATCTGGTGAGGATTCAGACCATTGGAATTCCACCCTGTGAAAATTGCAAGAGAGATTtgcaagaaaagaaaaatgtcTACGTTCTCAAAAACTGCGGTCATGCCCTCTGCAAAGGTTGCCTCGACGCCGCGATCAACCAACCACGCAAACCCTGCCCCGTCCTTGGATGTAGCGGCCACattttccaatccaagatcgTACCCGGTGAGATCCTCGTCAGTGAAGACCAAGAAATTCAGAATACCAAGCTCAACGAGCTTATTGAGATCATCCGCAAGGTTCCAGAGGATGAACTTGTCCTCATCTTCGTACAAATCAGCCACCTTTTGCCCGTTACATCAAATGCCCTTCAAGCTGCGAACATCAATCACCGCATGGTGACACAAACCAACTTGAAGGGAATCGGAGAATTCACTGATCCTCCTAAACCCAAGAAGGGCACCACTCAACCACCTTCCAGGCCAAAGGCCTTGATATTGAATCTCGGATCCTCTATGGCAGCTGGATT GAATCTCCAATGCGCAAATCACGTCATCTTCTTGTCACCATACTACGCTGCTTCTGACCATGAGTATGATGCGGGCATGATCCAGGCAATCGGACGTGCGCGGCGATTTGGGCAGAAGCGCAAAGTCCATGCATATCATTTGCTGGTGAAGAACACATATGAAGTCAACATCTTCCAGAAGGCTCAATCAAGCAAACTCGTTGAGCGTCAAGGTATCCCAGTTTTAGTTCCAGAAGGAGAAGTATTGCTAGACGATGTTGCATACGAAGGAGAGGAGTTGCCAGAGTAG
- a CDS encoding Polyadenylation factor subunit CstF64, putative, producing the protein MAPDRTGKSVFLGNIPYNLTEEQVKDILSTAGTVTKFRLMMNPETGKPKGYGFADFADADAAASAVRNLNDHEVMGRKIRVDWPHNNEKDSVPPDYSQQSQSLMNQDPTQQQPIQGSAPLPPLPPGVELPPQIDCPNAISHTLASLPPNQLLDVLTQMKSLAVADPARATDLLRQAPQLAYAVFQALLLMNLVEYQLLGSIVEQAAQPPQVPQQQTPQQFQQYGVPGQISTPPVTGTPFAPPPVQPAASMHGQEELLQQVLSMPQASIDALPPMERSQIMLLRQQLMQSGMR; encoded by the exons ATGGCGCCTGATCGGACTGGGAAAAGCGTATTCTTGGGGAACATTCCTTACA ACCTCACTGAGGAACAAGTCAAAGACATCCTCAGCACCGCCGGTACTGTTACCAAGTTCCGATTGATGATGAACCCGGAGACTGGCAAGCCCAAAGGCTATGGCTTCGCTGATTTTGCGGATGCTGATGCCGCCGCCTCGGCGGTGCGCAACCTCAACGATCACGAAGTCATGGGCCGCAAGATCCGTGTTGATTGGCCTCACAACAACGAGAAGGATTCCGTGCCCCCAGATTACTCACAACAATCACAATCTCTCATGAACCAAGACCCCACACAGCAGCAACCGATTCAAGGCTCAGCGCCGCTGCCTCCTCTACCCCCAGGCGTGGAACTTCCGCCTCAAATCGACTGCCCCAACGCCATCTCCCACACTCTCGCATCCCTCCCACCAAATCAATTGCTCGATGTTCTGACCCAAATGAAATCTCTCGCGGTTGCTGACCCAGCCCGTGCCACTGATTTGCTGCGCCAAGCGCCTCAGCTCGCCTATGCTGTCTTCCAGGCTTTACTACTCATGAATCTGGTCGAATACCAGCTGCTCGGTTCCATCGTCGAACAGGCCGCCCAGCCCCCCCAGGTTCCTCAACAGCAAACCCCTCAACAATTTCAACAGTACGGTGTCCCTGGTCAGATCTCTACACCGCCTGTCACTGGCACTCCTTTCGCTCCTCCCCCAGTTCAGCCTGCTGCCTCGATGCACGGCCAGGAGGAGCTCCTTCAACAAGTTCTTAGTATGCCCCAGGCTTCTATTGATGCTTTGCCTCCTATGGAAAGAAGCCAGATCATGCTGTTACGCCAGCAACTGATGCAAAGCGGCATGCGGTAG
- a CDS encoding Prohibitin, putative has protein sequence MSQNQREAWERLQVMLSKRKAGFGGGMPSGGGRGGMGLVGTLVLAGIGTYVASNALFNVDGGHRAIKYSRLGGVQKEIYNEGTHFQIPWFETPIIYDVRAKPRSIPSLTGTKDLQMVNITCRVLSRPRVDALPQIYRTLGQDFDERVLPSIVNEVLKSVVAQFNASQLITQRENVARLVRENLARRAARFNIALDDVSLTHLTFSPEFTAAVEAKQVAQQDAQRAAFLVDKARQEKQAFIVRAQGEARSAELIGDAIKKSKSYIELRKIENARHIAQIIHESGGKNKLYLDSQGLGLNVNAHNEEGK, from the exons ATGTCTCAAAATCAACGGGAGGCCTGGGAGCGCCTGCAAGTTATGCTGTCGAAGCGCAAGGCCGGCTTCGGTGGCGGCATGCCATCCGGTGGTGGCCGAGGAGGCATGGGACTTGTCGGAACTCTTGTTTTGGCCGGTATTGGCACCTATGTCGCATCAAATGCTCTTTTTAACG TGGACGGTGGTCACCGTGCCATCAAATACTCACGCTTAGGTGGTGTTCAGAAGGAGATCTACAACGAAG GAACTCACTTCCAAATTCCCTGGTTCGAAACACCCATCATCTACGATGTCCGCGCCAAACCTCGCAGCATCCCTTCTCTTACCGGTACCAAGGACTTGCAAATGGTGAACATCACCTGCCGTGTCCTCTCCAGACCCCGTGTGGATGCTCTCCCCCAGATCTACCGAACTCTCGGCCAAGACTTTGATGAGCGTGTTCTGCCTTCTATCGTCAACGAGGTGCTGAAGAGTGTTGTTGCTCAGTTCAACGCCAGCCAGTTGATCACACAGCGTGAGAACGTTGCCCGTCTGGTGCGGGAAAACCTCGCTCGCCGGGCTGCCCGTTTCAACATCGCTCTGGACGATGTTTCCTTGACA CACTTGACCTTCTCCCCCGAGTTCACAGCCGCAGTTGAAGCCAAGCAGGTCGCACAGCAAGACGCTCAGCGTGCTGCATTCCTGGTTGACAAGGCCCGCCAGGAGAAGCAGGCCTTCATTGTCCGCGCACAGGGAGAGGCCCGCTCTGCCGAGCTTATTGGTGACGCCatcaagaagagcaagagtTACATCGAGCTCCGGAAGATCGAAAATGCACGTCACATTGCTCAGATCATCCACGAGAGCGGTGGCAAAAACAAGCTCTACCTGGACAGCCAAGGATTGGGCCTGAATGTCAACGCCCACAACGAAGAGGGCAAATAA